A region of Vigna radiata var. radiata cultivar VC1973A chromosome 6, Vradiata_ver6, whole genome shotgun sequence DNA encodes the following proteins:
- the LOC106764206 gene encoding probable inactive receptor kinase At5g53320 isoform X2 yields MAKMLCVLLMIGAMMFGVIAEPTEDKQALLDFLHNISHSHHLINWDKSSSVCKSWIGVTCNSEQSHVIALQLTRTGLSGRIPPNTLSRLSALQTVSLASNRITGSFPSDFSQLNNLIYLYLQFNKFSGPLPSDFSVWKNLSIVNLSNNSFNGSIPFSLSNLTHLSSLVLANNTLSGDIPDLTIPTLLELNFANNNLSGVVPESLERFPRDAFSGGGSGQQVKSQKGEASRKKEGSESRDKNRIVFFEGCTLAFDLEDLLRASAEVLGKGTFGTVYKAALEDVTTVAVKRLKDVVVGKREFEQQMEMVGRIRHDNVAALRAYYYSKEEKLMVYDYYEQGSVSSMLHGKREGSRVSLNWDSRLKIAIGVARGIAHIHAQQGGKLLHGNIKSSNIFLNPRGYGCLSDIGLATLINPATRTTGYRAPEATDTRKSVAASDVYSFGVLLLELLTGRFPLHAKGGEEVVHLVRWVNSVVREEWTAEVFDVELLRYPNIEEEMVEMLQIGMACVVRTPDQRPKIGDVVRMVEEIRRVNAENRSSTESRSEGSTPTPHSIEIPSTSFAY; encoded by the exons ATGGCAAAGATGCTATGTGTCTTGCTCATGATTGGGGCGATGATGTTCGGAGTAATAGCTGAGCCAACGGAAGATAAACAAGCATTGCTTGATTTCCTTCACAACATTAGCCACTCTCATCATCTGATCAACTGGGACAAGAGCTCTTCTGTGTGCAAAAGTTGGATAGGAGTGACCTGCAACTCTGAGCAATCACATGTCATTGCCCTCCAACTGACCAGAACTGGATTGAGTGGTCGAATCCCACCCAACACTCTTAGCCGTCTCTCAGCGCTCCAAACTGTGAGTCTAGCCTCAAATAGGATAACTGGTTCTTTCCCTTCTGATTTCTCTCAGCTAAATAATTTGATCTATCTGTATCTCCAATTCAACAAATTTTCTGGTCCATTGCCATCAGACTTTTCAGTATGGAAGAATCTCAGTATTGTCAATTTATCCAACAATTCTTTTAATGGGAGCATCccattttcactttcaaatttgACTCATCTCTCTTCTTTAGTTCTAGCCAACAACACCCTTTCGGGTGACATTCCTGATCTCACTATCCCTACCCTGCTGGAGCTGAATTTTGCCAACAATAACCTTAGCGGGGTTGTGCCCGAATCGTTGGAGAGATTTCCAAGGGACGCATTTTCTG GTGGTGGAAGTGGACAACAAGTGAAGTCTCAGAAAGGAGAAGCATCCAGGAAAAAGGAAGGTTCTGAAAGTCGAGACAAGAACAGAATTGTTTTCTTTGAGGGTTGCACTCTTGCATTTGACTTGGAGGACTTGTTGAGAGCATCTGCTGAAGTGCTTGGAAAGGGCACGTTTGGGACAGTGTATAAGGCTGCTCTAGAAGACGTAACAACGGTGGCAGTGAAAAGGTTGAAGGATGTCGTTGTCGGAAAACGCGAGTTTGAACAACAGATGGAGATGGTCGGCAGGATAAGGCACGATAATGTGGCTGCTTTAAGGGCATATTACTATTCAAAGGAGGAGAAACTTATGGTATATGATTACTACGAACAGGGCAGTGTGTCTTCAATGTTGCATG GCAAAAGAGAAGGAAGTAGAGTTTCTTTAAACTGGGATAGCCGTTTGAAAATAGCAATTGGTGTAGCAAGAGGCATTGCTCACATCCATGCTCAACAAGGAGGAAAACTCCTCCATGGAAACATAAAGTCCTCCAACATCTTCCTCAACCCACGAGGATATGGTTGTCTATCTGACATTGGTCTTGCAACACTGATAAATCCAGCAACGAGAACAACAGGATACCGTGCCCCAGAAGCCACGGACACCCGAAAATCAGTAGCCGCATCTGATGTCTATAGTTTTGGGGTGCTGCTACTTGAGCTTCTAACTGGGAGGTTTCCTTTACATGCCAAAGGAGGTGAGGAAGTTGTCCACTTGGTTAGATGGGTGAATTCAGTGGTTAGAGAAGAGTGGACTGCAGAAGTGTTTGATGTGGAGTTGCTGAGGTATCCAAATATTGAGGAGGAAATGGTTGAGATGCTACAAATAGGGATGGCATGTGTTGTGAGAACACCAGATCAGAGGCCAAAAATTGGTGATGTGGTGAGAATGGTGGAGGAAATTCGTAGGGTAAATGCCGAAAATAGATCATCCACTGAATCAAGGTCAGAAGGTTCCACTCCAACTCCTCATTCCATTGAGATACCTTCAACCTCTTTTGCATATTGA
- the LOC106764206 gene encoding probable inactive receptor kinase At4g23740 isoform X1 yields the protein MAKMLCVLLMIGAMMFGVIAEPTEDKQALLDFLHNISHSHHLINWDKSSSVCKSWIGVTCNSEQSHVIALQLTRTGLSGRIPPNTLSRLSALQTVSLASNRITGSFPSDFSQLNNLIYLYLQFNKFSGPLPSDFSVWKNLSIVNLSNNSFNGSIPFSLSNLTHLSSLVLANNTLSGDIPDLTIPTLLELNFANNNLSGVVPESLERFPRDAFSGNNLASSHALSPSLLIKPPNSHPTRKKSKGLPEPALLGVIIGACVLGISVITALVIVCCYEKGGGSGQQVKSQKGEASRKKEGSESRDKNRIVFFEGCTLAFDLEDLLRASAEVLGKGTFGTVYKAALEDVTTVAVKRLKDVVVGKREFEQQMEMVGRIRHDNVAALRAYYYSKEEKLMVYDYYEQGSVSSMLHGKREGSRVSLNWDSRLKIAIGVARGIAHIHAQQGGKLLHGNIKSSNIFLNPRGYGCLSDIGLATLINPATRTTGYRAPEATDTRKSVAASDVYSFGVLLLELLTGRFPLHAKGGEEVVHLVRWVNSVVREEWTAEVFDVELLRYPNIEEEMVEMLQIGMACVVRTPDQRPKIGDVVRMVEEIRRVNAENRSSTESRSEGSTPTPHSIEIPSTSFAY from the exons ATGGCAAAGATGCTATGTGTCTTGCTCATGATTGGGGCGATGATGTTCGGAGTAATAGCTGAGCCAACGGAAGATAAACAAGCATTGCTTGATTTCCTTCACAACATTAGCCACTCTCATCATCTGATCAACTGGGACAAGAGCTCTTCTGTGTGCAAAAGTTGGATAGGAGTGACCTGCAACTCTGAGCAATCACATGTCATTGCCCTCCAACTGACCAGAACTGGATTGAGTGGTCGAATCCCACCCAACACTCTTAGCCGTCTCTCAGCGCTCCAAACTGTGAGTCTAGCCTCAAATAGGATAACTGGTTCTTTCCCTTCTGATTTCTCTCAGCTAAATAATTTGATCTATCTGTATCTCCAATTCAACAAATTTTCTGGTCCATTGCCATCAGACTTTTCAGTATGGAAGAATCTCAGTATTGTCAATTTATCCAACAATTCTTTTAATGGGAGCATCccattttcactttcaaatttgACTCATCTCTCTTCTTTAGTTCTAGCCAACAACACCCTTTCGGGTGACATTCCTGATCTCACTATCCCTACCCTGCTGGAGCTGAATTTTGCCAACAATAACCTTAGCGGGGTTGTGCCCGAATCGTTGGAGAGATTTCCAAGGGACGCATTTTCTGGTAACAATCTTGCTTCTTCACATGCTCTTTCTCCTTCTTTACTTATTAAACCCCCAAATTCTCATCCAACAAGGAAAAAATCCAAAGGACTTCCAGAACCAGCATTGCTGGGTGTCATTATTGGTGCTTGCGTGCTGGGAATTTCAGTGATAACAGCTTTAGTGATTGTGTGTTGCTATGAGAAAGGTGGTGGAAGTGGACAACAAGTGAAGTCTCAGAAAGGAGAAGCATCCAGGAAAAAGGAAGGTTCTGAAAGTCGAGACAAGAACAGAATTGTTTTCTTTGAGGGTTGCACTCTTGCATTTGACTTGGAGGACTTGTTGAGAGCATCTGCTGAAGTGCTTGGAAAGGGCACGTTTGGGACAGTGTATAAGGCTGCTCTAGAAGACGTAACAACGGTGGCAGTGAAAAGGTTGAAGGATGTCGTTGTCGGAAAACGCGAGTTTGAACAACAGATGGAGATGGTCGGCAGGATAAGGCACGATAATGTGGCTGCTTTAAGGGCATATTACTATTCAAAGGAGGAGAAACTTATGGTATATGATTACTACGAACAGGGCAGTGTGTCTTCAATGTTGCATG GCAAAAGAGAAGGAAGTAGAGTTTCTTTAAACTGGGATAGCCGTTTGAAAATAGCAATTGGTGTAGCAAGAGGCATTGCTCACATCCATGCTCAACAAGGAGGAAAACTCCTCCATGGAAACATAAAGTCCTCCAACATCTTCCTCAACCCACGAGGATATGGTTGTCTATCTGACATTGGTCTTGCAACACTGATAAATCCAGCAACGAGAACAACAGGATACCGTGCCCCAGAAGCCACGGACACCCGAAAATCAGTAGCCGCATCTGATGTCTATAGTTTTGGGGTGCTGCTACTTGAGCTTCTAACTGGGAGGTTTCCTTTACATGCCAAAGGAGGTGAGGAAGTTGTCCACTTGGTTAGATGGGTGAATTCAGTGGTTAGAGAAGAGTGGACTGCAGAAGTGTTTGATGTGGAGTTGCTGAGGTATCCAAATATTGAGGAGGAAATGGTTGAGATGCTACAAATAGGGATGGCATGTGTTGTGAGAACACCAGATCAGAGGCCAAAAATTGGTGATGTGGTGAGAATGGTGGAGGAAATTCGTAGGGTAAATGCCGAAAATAGATCATCCACTGAATCAAGGTCAGAAGGTTCCACTCCAACTCCTCATTCCATTGAGATACCTTCAACCTCTTTTGCATATTGA